In Chiloscyllium punctatum isolate Juve2018m chromosome 52, sChiPun1.3, whole genome shotgun sequence, a single genomic region encodes these proteins:
- the LOC140470834 gene encoding histone H2A-like yields the protein MSGRGKGGGKGRAKAKSRSSRAGLQFPVGRVHRLLRKGNYADRVGAGAPVYLAAVMEYLTAEILELAGNAARDNKKTRIIPRHLQLAVRNDEELNKLLGGVTIAQGGVLPNIQAVLLPKKTAAGGAAKK from the coding sequence AGGGCGGTGGGAAAGGTCGCGCCAAGGCGAAGTCTCGGTCGTCCCGGGCTGGCCTGCAGTTCCCGGTGGGCCGTGTTCACAGGCTCCTGAGAAAGGGTAACTATGCTGACCGTGTGGGTGCCGGAGCGCCGGTCTATCTGGCTGCGGTGATGGAGTATCTGACGGCTGAAATCCTGGAGCTGGCCGGCAACGCGGCCCGGGACAACAAGAAGACCCGCATCATCCCCAGGCACCTACAGCTGGCCGTGCGCAACGACGAGGAGCTCAACAAGCTGCTGGGAGGGGTGACCATCGCTCAGGGCGGGGTGCTGCCTAATATCCAGGCCGTGCTGCTGCCCAAGAAAACCGCCGCTGGGGGCGCCGCTAAAAAGTGA